A segment of the Rhea pennata isolate bPtePen1 chromosome 38, bPtePen1.pri, whole genome shotgun sequence genome:
CCCTCGCCCGCTGGGGCCCCCAGGCCGCCCATGACCCCCATTAAACTTTTCGGTCCGCGGTGGTGCTGCCTCGTTCCtggctggcggcggcggcgggacgcgaacccggccccgcggcgcggcgcgcgctCTTCTTTCCCGTGCCCTGCAGGGGGCGCTGgagcgggggagggggggggcggggcgctggcggcgggggcgccAGGCGGAAGTGACGCACGGGGGTGTGTGGCGCgcgtgcgcggcggcggcggcggcggcggggccgcggtcGGTTGCCGGGAGCGCGCGGCGGCGATGGCGGAGGAGGGCAAGGGGGGGTACAGCGGTGAGTggggcggcgccgggagcgggcgggaCTCCGGGCCTGATCGGTACCGGGGATAAGGGGAGCGCTGGGCCCGGCGGGTCCTGGGAGCGGGGGAGGCCTCCGGTACCGGGCGGGGTGAGCGGGGGCTCTGGGCCCTGCTGGTGCCGCGGGCAGGGGAGCATTAGGGCCGGTAGGAACGGCGATTGGGAGTCCTGGGCCTGGCCGGTACCGGGGGGAGTGGGACTCTGGCATGGTCGGTACCAGGGAGCAGGACAGCTCTGGACCCTGTCGGTACTGGAGCCGGCGGCGGCCTCCAATACCGGGCGGGGTGAGAGGAGCTCCGCCCTGCcggtgctgtggggcagggcagcgCTGGGCCTGGTGGGTACCGGGAGGAGGAGCGATCCTGGCCCCAGTTGGTACCGGCTGGGACCGGCCCTGGGTTTAGTTAGTACCGGTGGTCGCGGGGAGCCCTGGCCCGGTCGGTACTGGTGCTAGGGGGGACAGGTCATCTTGGAGACCAGGAGCAGGTGCGTCCGGGTGCAAGGGGGGTCATGGCGGTGGCTGACGGCCTCACTCCTGACGCAGAGCACGATGACCGCGTCGGTGGCCGCGGCTTCTCAGTGCGGCGGAAGAAGGGCCGGGGCCCGTTCCGCAGCAAGCTCTACAGCGAGGCCAACAGCCGGGCGCGCAGCCGCGGCAACGCTGGCTCTGGCCTCCGCACCCGCCTGGAGGAGGACGACGGAGACGTGCCCATGAGCGACGCCCATGACAGCCCCCGGAGCCGATAGTGAGTGCCATGGGATGGGATGGCGCAGGGGGCTGTGCACCACTTCCGGAGAGCCCCGTGAACCTGGTGTTTCtcccatttttctccctttgcctCTGCAGTTTGCCCTATGGGCCACGGCCCAACCGTGCTGCCAACATCCACATCACGGTGAGGCGGGACCTCCCTGCCCCGGAGcggagcagcggcagcagccgcgATGGTGGCCGGCGCAACTGGTTCAAGATCACGGTGAGCAGGGCGGGAGCCGCGGCTGCGTCCTGCCCGAGGCCTCACGTCTGGTGGGCAGCTCCTTGCAGCCATCCTGCCTGTGCCCCAATGGCTCCTTGATATTGCGTGACTTTTTTTCTAGATACCCTACGGGAAGAAGTATGACAAGTCATGGCTGCTGAGCTCAATCCAGAACCTCTGCAGCGTTCCCTTCACGCCTGTCGAGGTGAGCGAGGGCTGTGGGGAGAGCAGCCAGGTGTCTGACTTTCCCCTCTCACTTCCCCTTTCTAGGAGATGCTGAGGCACTTGCCTGCCTCTGTAGCAGCCCCAAAAGGGGAAGCAGGGCTCACCATCTGGAGCAGGGCTCTGGCAGCGGCCAAGTTTCTGTGGAGAGTGGCAGGAGAGGGGCCAGGGCAGGGGATTGTTCCCTGCCCCGGGAACTGCGGAGATGCTGCACATGCGTGGGCTCCGGAATTGGGTAGCTTCACGCCTCAGCGGCTGCGTTTGCAGGCCCAAACTGATACTGAGCACCTGATCTGCCTCCTCGCAGTTCCACTACGACCACAACCGGGCCCAGTTCTACGTGGAAGATGCCACCACTGCCAGCGCGCTCAAGCAGGTCTCCCGCAAGATCACTGACAGAGACAACTACAAGGTGAAGCAGCGGCTGCCCAGCCATAGGGCCAGTGTGCGGTCCCCACTGTGTGGGAGCAGCTCCGCGAGGTAGGCGTGCTCCCGTCTGGGTGACAGCGTCTCACGGGCTGCTTTGTCCCTTTGTAGGTGGTGATAATCATCAACTCGTCGGCTCCACCACAGTCTCTGCAGAATGAGCTGAAGCCAGAGGAGATTGAGCAGGTGAAGGTGAGCCAGGCTGGGGGCTGCGTTGTGGCCTGGGCCTGAGGGAGCAGCCACCCACGTTCCTCAGCCCCTGTTCGTGCTCTTCCAGCTTTGCATGAGCAAGAGGTACGATGGTTCACAGAAGGCCTTGGATCTCAAAAGCCTGCGTGCAGATCCAGGTGAGCACTGCTGCAGGGGGCAcagagagcagggagaggcCGGGCTGCAGATGCTTCACTTCTTTCTCTCGCTGCAGACTTGGTGTCGCAGAGCATAGATGTGGTGCTCAACCAGCGCAGCTGCATGCTAGTGGTGCTGCGCATTATTGAGGAGAACATCCCCGAGGTGAGACTGCAGTCACTATCCACGCGGGCTGCGGTGCCACCGGCAGCACCTTGCTCATCCTCCGGTTTTGCCTGCGCAGCTGCTGTCGCTGAACCTCAGCAGTAACAAGCTCTACCGCCTGGATGACCTGGGCGAGCTGGCACAGAAAGCCGCCAGCCTCAAGATCCTCGATCTCTCTCGCAACGAGGTGGGTGCTGCCCTACTGCTGCTGACTGCTCTGCCACCGCTGGCCACCCTCACAGCCCCTGTCTCTGCCCTCTACAGCTGAAATCGGACCGGGAGCTAGACAAGGTGAAAGGGCTCAAACTAGAGGAGCTCTGGCTGGATGGAAACCCGCTGTGCGACGCCTTCCGCGACCAGTCCACCTATATTAGGTCAGTGGCAGTCTTGGGGCGGCCCTGGGGGCCCGTGGGCCGCCCCTGCTCCACGGGGGCAGCACCACAGGACGAAGAGaggccgccccccccccggcgccttCTGCTCGCCGGCACCCGGACCCCCCGGCTCCCCTCCGGCCCCTGGTTGTGGCACCAGGCCCCGGACGGGCCGCAGCCCCGGAGCCTGCGGACGGCACGTCTCTTACAGCTGGACGGAgccctgcttttcctctgctccccactcccccccttccccagtTGTGTTCTTGCTTCCCCCCGCCCAACCCACCATCCCCTGGGCCCAGGAGACGCAGCCTCTTCTCCCCAGCGCCCCACTCCCTGCCCGCCGCTCCCACCCCTCCGCCGCCCGGAGGGGGCTCTCCATGCCGCTCTGCCTGTCTGTGGGCACCTGGGGGCTGCCGCGCACAACGGGGGGCACTGCCTTATTGCCtccagctccccccccccccgcaccggAGCTGCCGTCCCTTTTGAGCCTCAGTTTGGCCCTCGACGATGGCTGGCTAGCCAGAGACGGGTAAGATTCCTCGTGGGAGGAACAACCTAAGACAGGCACAGCCGTGCAGTGGCCAAACTCCGCCGCCCAGCTGCGGCTAGTGTGAGGAGGCTGCCCATGATCCCAGGCCTGGCGCAGGCCTCCAGCCCGCTCCGGGCAGCTCCGGGCGGATCCCACGGCACCCTCAGCTCTGCCAGTGCCAGCCGCCGAGGTGGGCAGGGGACTTGGCTCCACAGGCAGCCATGCCCAGAGCCCAGGGTGCTCCTGGAGCCGGGAGGGAGCGGCACCAAGGAGAAGAGGCTCTGCCCTGAGTGCCCCAACCCCACTGTCCCCGCTTTGCCCTTACTgtcccctctctctcctgctgctaATTCGATCTGGGCCTCCCCGGTGCAGGGGCCTCCCCAGCTGTAAGTAGGCGGCTCGTGCCAACGGCTGCTCCGCAACCAGGGGGAGTTTgtgcccccttccctcccctccctctccccctcctcgCTGGGCACCTGAGTGCAGGTGAGTACAAGCCAGGTAAGTCCCAAGCCCGTGGCGGGGCCCCTTGGGGCCAACAGCTCCTCAGGTGCCATGGCCCCCGTTGGGGGTAGGGGCAAGCCCAGCCTCGGGGTGGTTGGGGCAGCCGTCAGAAAGGTGGGGAGGAAAGAGGCCGTCGCTGCGCAGAGCAGCCCCATCACGCACCCGAGGCTCCGGGGAGGGCGGCCCGGTGGGGGGCATGCAGGCCGGGGGGGGCCGATATTCCCCGGAGGGCTGAGGCCTAGTCCCAGTCCTCACGCGCAGCCTGGCTTCCGTACTAACTCCTCTCCATCCCGGCAGCTCCGTCAGAGAACGCTTCCCGAAGCTGCTGCGCCTGGTGAGTgaggcaggctgcagcagaagtGGGGGAGAGGGGGTGAGGTGGTGCTGCCCTCAGCCTCATCTTCTTCTGCTCTCTCCCAGGATGGCCACGAGCTCCCCCCACCCATCGCCTTCGACGTGGAGGCACCCACGGCGCTGCCCCCCTGCAAGGTAGGGACGTCATGGGACGTCCCTGCGCGTGCCCTGAGCTGGCAGCCGCGGGGGGCCCCGTCCCTGTGCATGCCCTGAGCCAGCAGCCTCGGGGGGCCCCGTCCCTGCGCGCACCCCGAGCCGGCAGCCGTAGGGGCTCCGACCCTCCCTTCACTCTCGCCAGGGCAGCTACTTTGGCTCGGATGACCTGAAGGTGTTGGTGCTGCGGTTCCTACAGCAGTAAGTGCAGCAGCTGCGCACCTTTCCTTGCACTTGCACTTCTTGCTTGCTCTCCACTCACCTTTCCCTGCCCCACCGCAGGTACTACTCCATCTACGACTCCAGTGACCGGCAGGGGCTGCTGGACGCCTACCACGACGGTGCTTGCTGCTCCCTCAGCATCCCCTTTGCACCCCAAAACCCGCCCAGGTAGGTCCCGTCCCTGCCAGCGCTAGGAGCAGAGCTGCCACGCACTCCTTGCGGCCTCACAGTGCTGCTGTTCCCACAGGAACAGCCTGAACGAGTACTTCAAAGACAGCAGGAACGTGAAGAAGCTCAAAGACCCCAGTAAGTGCCCTCACAGCATCCCCAGCCCTGCAGCGTGCCCAGGCCGTGCAGGGCCTCATCACtgtcccttcccccctccccagccatGCGCTTCAAGTTGCTCAAGCACACACGGCTCAACGTGGTGGCGTTCCTCAACGAGCTGCCCAAGACCCAGCACGATGTCAACTCCTTTGTGGTGGACGTCTGCGCCCAGACGGTGAGCGCAGGGCGGTGGTGGCCGCTGCCAGCAGTAGCTGGAGCGACACGTGGCCCCTCACCGcccttctctttccctgcaGAATACACTGCTTTGCTTTGCCGTGCACGGGATCTTCAAGGAAGGTGGGTTCCTCCCCACTGCAGCCCTGTCGTCCCCCTGGGGTGGctccaccagctccctgcactCCTGTCCCCACCACCTCCCGCTCACCCACTGTTTCCTTTTCCCCGCAGTGGACGGCAAGTCCCGTGACTCCGTACGCGCCTTCACCCGGATGTTCATCGCTGTGCCGGCTGGTAACACAGGGTAAGTGGGGCAGCGGCAGGCAGTGGTGGGGGGCACTGCTTCACCTTCTGCCCCCATCCTATGGCTATGTGCTTGCTAGGCTCTGCATCGTCAATGACGAGCTCTTCGTGCGCAATGCCACCACGGAGGAGATCCGTAAGGCCTTCGTCATGCCGGCGCCCACGCCCTCCTCCAGCCCTGTGCCCACCTTGTCCGCTGAGCAGCAGGAGATGCTCGCCGCCTTCTCCATGCAGTCAGGCATGAACTTTGAGTGGTCCCAGAAGTAAGTTCTTGTTCAGCATCCCCCTGAGCTGCCCAGCTTTGTCCCACTCctgccctttctctcctcctgcaTCATCCCTCACCCCGTTTTTACACCCCAGGTGCCTGCAGGACAATGACTGGGACTACGGCCGGGCTGGCCAGGTCTTCACCCAGCTCAAGGTATGCTGGCGGTGGGGGCagcccggacacctgggtcccctGCCACGATCTCCCCTTTAATCCTCTCTCCGTGTCTTGCAGCTGGAGGGGAAAATCCCGGACGTAGCGTTTCTGAAGTGAGCTGTGCCCCTTCTCCCCCGCTCCCTTCTATTCTGCCTCTTCCTGGcgttttattttcttccctgaccgttttgtaaataaataaaaaccgTCTAAATGCCGCTGCCTTCGGGGAGCGCTGCGCCTTtaagggtggtggtgggggaagcTGGCTTCGTGCCAAGCTCCGAGATGGCGGCCCCGAACGGAAGTCGCTGTCCCCACCGCTTCCGCTGCCCTGGCGCTGTCCCGgaagcggcgccgcggcgcagcaatggcggcggcggcccgggcggcggcggcggcggcggcgctggacACGGCGGTGCCGCGGGACGTGGTGCTGTTCCGCCACGATCGCGATCGCTTTTTCCGTCTCGTGGGGCTCTTCTGCGCCGGGCAGGGGCTCTTCTGGGGCTATCTGGCGCACTTCGCCTTCAcggcgctgcgccccgcgcctGCCCCCGGCGACGGCCCCGGCGACGACCCGCTGCGGCCCCGCGACAACAAGTGGCGCCTCGGTTTCACCGCCTCCTGCCTCACCCTCGGTACCGGCGGGGGCGCGCCGGCGTCGCAGCAGGGATCGGGTCACACCGAGGGTCGTAGGGGGATCATGGGGGGGGTCATCCCAGGGGTCGCGGGGTCGCAGGAGGGGTCAAGGGTCACACCGAGGGTCGCAGAGGGGTCAGGGCGTTGCACCTAAGGGTTGTAGAAAACTCAAGGGGTGTTACGCCAGGGGTCACAGGGAGTTATCTTGGGGCTCACATTGGGATCGCAGGGGGGGTCATGCTAGGAGTCTCAGGTCACCTAGGGGGTGACGGGAGAGATCACGTTGGGGGCTGACAAGATCCGGGGGAGGGTTCAGGGCTGGGGGGACTCAATATGGGTCTAGAGGGGAGGATTTGGGGTTGGAGAGAGTTCAGTGGGGGTCTAAGGGGAAGTTTGGGGGCTGAAATGAGACAATGTAGGTTTGGGCAAAAGGttcagggctgggggaggccaATGTGGGTCCAAGTGGAGGATTCTGGGTTGGGGGGAGGTTTGATGTGGATCTGAGGGGAGGATTCGAGGCTGGAGGGGAGAGGGTTGATGTGGGTCCAAGTCTGGCACCGGCGCTGACCTGCCCCGGCTCCCACAGGGTCGCTGATCGTGGCGGCGGGCTTCCTGCTGCCCCGGCGTGCAGTGCGGCAGGTGACGCTGCTGCAGGGCGGCCGCCACGTGGCCATCGGCACCCACGGGCCGCTGGGGCTGGGCCGTGGCAGCTGCTTCACAGTGCCGCTGCGGGAGGTGTCCTGCAGCACCCACCGGGCCGAGGCGCGGGCCGCCCTGCCGCTCAAGGTGAAGGGACGCCCCTTCTACTTCTTGCTGGACAAGCAGGGCCACATCTGCCACCCCCGGCTCTTCGACCTCACTGTCGGCGCCTACCGCAAGCTCTAGGCTGTCAGGACATGCGGGGGGACTGGCAATGGACGCGGGGGGACCGGGTCACGTCCATGTGGTGTTGCAGGGGGGAACTGGGTTGCATCACGTCTGCTGTCACTGTGGTTTCAGAAGGGGAACTGGTTCGTGTTGACCTGCTGCAGGGGGACTGAGGCTGCGTTCGCCATCCACGCAGCCTCATGGGGGGATTCGAGCCACGGTCGTCGTCCCTGGTGGGAGTCAGGCCGCATTCACCATCCAGGCAGACTCGTGGCACGAACCGGGTCACGTTTGCTATCCGTGTGGTCTCAAATAAACCTTTGACCTTTCTCTGAGTCTTGGTGCTTTAGGGGGCAGGAGTGGGCACCGCCGCAGCCCTGGGGCAGCTTCGCACTGTCTCGGTGGCTGGGGCGACAAAACGGCTGTTTGACATTGCCACGACCCCAGGCGATGACATGTGGCACTGTTTGGCATTGCTGCTGCTCCGGAGGGATGACGTGGCCGTTTAGCATCGCCACAGTTCTTGGGGGGACGACATGGTGCTGTTTGGCATTGCTGTTGTTCTGGGGCTGTTGGCATCACCACAGCTCCAGGCAACAACGTTGCACCGTTTGGAATCGTCCAGCCCAGGCCACCTCTAGAACCAGGGCCAGCTCCACACTGTTTAGTGTCACCGCAGCGCGAGCCCTGGTTCTAGAGCTCGGCTGGCGGCGGCAGCACGGCCATGGACTTCCTGACAGTGCCGACAGAGAAGGGGGCAGCAGCGGATTCACCCCCCCAGCAGCAGCGGGGCCGACGGCGCAGAGGTAGCGGGGGCCCAGCGGGGGGCCGGGCAGAGGTGCCAGGCCCCATGGAGCCCTGCTGAGCCCCGTCTCTGGTGCAgggcccgggcgggcggcgcagctccgccgcggcgccgcgctgctgcTGGGCCGCCTGGGCGTGGAGGTGGCCGCCGGGCTGTGGAGCACCCGGGTGCCGCTGCGCGCCCTGGTGCGCGCCCTGCCCTTCGAGGTGGCTGTGCTCATCATCATCCTCACCCACACCGCCGCCCTCGTGGCACAGTCCTTCATCTCCGTGCGCGTCCGCGGAGGTAACGTCCCTGCCGCCCGCCCCTGGGCTGGTGCCCACGGTCCCTGGTGCCGCCCCATCCCTTAGCCCTGCCGCCCCGCAGAGTGGTTCTTTGCGGTGCTTGACACCATCATCTTCTGCGTGTACCTCTTCGAGGCGGCACTCAAGCTGGTGGCTCTGGGCACTGACTATTTCCGGGACTTCTGGAACTACGTGGGTGAGTCCCCTTGCCCACATCCCCATtccagggccaggctgggcGCGCTGGTCacccagcctcctcctcttcctccagacTTGGTTGTGGTGGTCGTGATGACAGTGgacttcttcctcttcatcatGGCGCAGCCCTGGATCTGGAGCTACCTGAAGACCAGCACCATCATCCGCATCCTGCTCATCTTCAAGGGCGTCCGCGCCCTCCAGATCCTCAACCGGCTCCTCACACTGCGGTCAGTCTGGGCAGGTGCCCTGTTAGCCTCATCCCCCTCCCGTTAGCCTCACTCCATCCCCGTTACCCCCACAGCCCCATTGTCTTCACCCCAGTGCCATTATCCTCACAGTAGCTCTGTTATACCCCCCGGTCCCACTTCCCCACAGGATCCTGGAGAACCTCAAGGAGGTGACGGGCACCTTCGCGCTGTCGGGGCGTTCGCTGGGCGCCATCCTTCTTATGATGTTCACCATCCTCTGTATCCTTTGGGGCGACTCGGGGCCTGGCCGGGGCGGCAGCCTGCAGCACTTTGGAGCAGTTTCAGGGCTGGGTCAGGTTTTGGGAGGAGCCCGACTCGGCAACGATGCGGCATTGCTTCGGCAGCCAGTTTCTGCGTTGTTCTCAGGATGTTTCAAGTCCGTTTTGGAGCACAGTGCAGGGGCGTTTGTGGGCGGTTCAGTGATGGTCCGGGGGCTGTTAGGGGACAATTTGGAGACCTCCCTGGGCCGGCCCTGCTCCACTCTTCCCTGACCACCCCCAGTCATCTTCTCCGTGCTGCTACGTGACCTGTTCCAGCGCTCGGACCCGCAGCGCTTTGGGGATCTCTTCAACACTGTCTTCACCCTCTTCCAGCTCTTCACGCTCGACGACTGGTCGCTCATCTACCTGCAGAGCGCCCAGGCTGGTGAGGCCCGGGCCGGGTGGGGGCTCGGAGCAGGGCCACCCGGGTGCCAGGCTCCCATCCAGCTCCGGACCCATGGACACTCCCCTTTCACCTGCCACAGGCTACTCCTATATCATCCTCTTCCTCATGGTCTACATCCTCATCCAGTACTTCACCTTCCTCAAGTGAGcagggcgccgccggggccgccggggccaTGGGGCCGCAGCACTCACCCCCGTCCCCCGCAGCCTCGTCATTGCCGTCCTCATCGATAACTTCCAGATGTCGCTGCTCAAGGAGCGGGAGGAGAAGAAGCAGCTGGTGGGttctggggtggggggggggtgcccggacgcctgggccccctcccaTAATGCCCTCCCCCTCCCTGCACAAGAAGAAGCTGCGTCTCCAGGAACGGAGCATGGAGAGGGTGCCGGCGGGGAAGGGCGACGTCGGCGGTGAGGCCCGGGGGGGTGGCCGGGCAGCCGAGGGGGCCACGCCAGCGCCTGACGCCTCCCGCGGCCCCATCCgcccccgcagccgccccggccccggagCAGGAGGCCTTGACATCCCGCTGGGCCCGCGGCGTGGAGGGCACCGAGAAGTGAGCGGTGGCAGCGGCGTTGGAGGGGGACGTGGCGGCAGCCGGGACCCAGCACCACGGACGGCGCCCACCGTCCCTCTGTCCCCAGGGAGAAGCGGCTCCTCTTCTCCTACCTCCGGCTCCTGGCCGCCGTTGAGCGCGCGGAGCAGCAGTTCTGCTCCCGCGCCGCCACCGGCGACC
Coding sequences within it:
- the NXF1 gene encoding nuclear RNA export factor 1; amino-acid sequence: MAEEGKGGYSEHDDRVGGRGFSVRRKKGRGPFRSKLYSEANSRARSRGNAGSGLRTRLEEDDGDVPMSDAHDSPRSRYLPYGPRPNRAANIHITVRRDLPAPERSSGSSRDGGRRNWFKITIPYGKKYDKSWLLSSIQNLCSVPFTPVEFHYDHNRAQFYVEDATTASALKQVSRKITDRDNYKVVIIINSSAPPQSLQNELKPEEIEQVKLCMSKRYDGSQKALDLKSLRADPDLVSQSIDVVLNQRSCMLVVLRIIEENIPELLSLNLSSNKLYRLDDLGELAQKAASLKILDLSRNELKSDRELDKVKGLKLEELWLDGNPLCDAFRDQSTYISSVRERFPKLLRLDGHELPPPIAFDVEAPTALPPCKGSYFGSDDLKVLVLRFLQQYYSIYDSSDRQGLLDAYHDGACCSLSIPFAPQNPPRNSLNEYFKDSRNVKKLKDPTMRFKLLKHTRLNVVAFLNELPKTQHDVNSFVVDVCAQTNTLLCFAVHGIFKEVDGKSRDSVRAFTRMFIAVPAGNTGLCIVNDELFVRNATTEEIRKAFVMPAPTPSSSPVPTLSAEQQEMLAAFSMQSGMNFEWSQKCLQDNDWDYGRAGQVFTQLKLEGKIPDVAFLK
- the TMEM223 gene encoding transmembrane protein 223 — translated: MAAAARAAAAAAALDTAVPRDVVLFRHDRDRFFRLVGLFCAGQGLFWGYLAHFAFTALRPAPAPGDGPGDDPLRPRDNKWRLGFTASCLTLGSLIVAAGFLLPRRAVRQVTLLQGGRHVAIGTHGPLGLGRGSCFTVPLREVSCSTHRAEARAALPLKVKGRPFYFLLDKQGHICHPRLFDLTVGAYRKL